One Kushneria konosiri genomic window, AAGCGTGCTCAAGCTGATCATCACACCGCTGCTGGTGCTGGGTCTGGCCTGGCTTTTTGGTCTGCACGGTGTGGATCTCGGCGTTGCCCTGCTCTTTGCCGCCCTGCCCACGGCGACGTCTGCCTATATTCTGGCCCGCCAGCTTGGCGGCGATGCCGAGCTGATGGCAGCGATCATTACCGGCCAGACACTGCTGGCCATGCTGGCCATGCCCGTGATGCTTGAGCTGCTCGGCGCCTTTTGATCGTTGGCCGCTCTGATCCGCTATGCTTGGGAATACACGATACTTTTCAGGAGGCCCTGCATGGCCGAGCTCACGCTTTTCTATGACGGCAACTGTCCGCTGTGCGTCAACGAGATCAACCATCTAAAGCGCCTTGATCAGGGTCGGCGCATCGAATTTGAAAACATTCACGCCGAGGATTTCACGAGCCGCTATCCCGATGTGGACCGTGAGGAAGCCAGCGCCATTCTGCTGGGCGATGTTCACGGTCAGCGCATTCGCGGGCTGGACGTGACCCATCGCGCCTGGTCGCTCGTCGGCCGAGGCTGGCTCACCGCGCCGCTGCGCTGGCCGCTGATCCGCCCCATCGCCGATCGGGTCTATCTATGGTTTGCCCCCAGGCGCTATCGCATTTCAGGCTGGCTCACCGGCCGGCAGCGCTGCGATACCTGCAGCGGCACCTGCTCAACGCCGCCGAACAAACAACACCGCTGATCAGCCAAAGCGGCACGGACTGAAGGCCGCCATGGCCGGGTTGCTGTCCTTGCCGGCCATCGCCTCGGCCAGCCACTGGCCGGTGACAGCGGATGTGGACAGTCCGATATGACCGTGGCCGAAGCCGAACCATAACCCCGGATGCTTCGAGGCAGCACCAATCACCGGCAGACCGTCCGGCATGGAGGGGCGCCGGCCCAGCCACGGCTCGCCCCGTGCCTGCCCCAGAGCAAGCACATCACGAACTCGAGGCAGTATGCGGGCAAGCTGGTGCGGCGTGGCGGTTCGGTCGCGCCGATCAAATTCGATGCCGGTCAGTATCCGCACGCCGTCATTCATCGGTGAGCAGACAAAGGCACCGTCAACATCATAAAAAGGCGCGAGCAGTGTCTGCCCGTTAACCAGCGAAAATTCCTGATGATAGCCCCGCTCGAACGCCATCGGCAGGCGATAGCCCAGCGGGCGTACCAGCTCCATCGACCAGGGCCCGGCACAGACCGCAACCTGATCAAAATGTCGCTCGTGACCGGCCACACGATATCCCCGGGCACCGGGTTCGATCCCTTTTGGCGTATCGCAGCGCCATTCACCACCGCGGGCCACAAACAGGGCCCGGTAACGCTCGACCAGCGCGCCGGGGCTGTCCACATGCGCGGTGTCGGGAATACGCACGCCCAGGGTGTAGTGTTTCGAGGCGCCCTCGAACACCGTCTCCAGCATCTCGCCTTCCAGCAGATCGAAGCGGACACCATTGCTTTTCCAAAGCGCACGTTCGCCTGCAATGCGCTCAAGCGCCCCGGGCTGTCGATAAAGCCTGGTCCAGCCCCGCTCGTGAAAGAGCGCGCTTGCCCCGGCCGGCCCGGCCAGGTGCCGGTGCGCCGCCAGAGCCGGCGTGATCAGGGCGTTGAGTGCCGCAGCACGGCGCCCGACCGAGGCCGGCTCACAGCCGCGCATGAAGCGCCAAAGCCAGGGCGTGATGCCAGGCAATGCAGCGGGCGCAATGCGAAGTGACGGATCACGGTTGAGCAGATATCGAGGCAGGCGTGACAGCACGCCGGGAATATTGAGCGGAATGACCGAGGCGTGCGTAATGACGCCGGCATTGCCGTAAGAGGTCATTTCCCGTTCGATCCGTGGGGCGAACAGCGTTACGTGAAAGCCACGCTCCTGAAGCGACAGCGCCGTACAGCTGCCCACAATACCGCCGCCCAGCACGGCCACCGATAAATGCATCATGCCCTACCCCGATAACCAGAAAGCAAACCCGACAAGGGTGAAATAAATCGTGACCGGCAGCGCCAGCATCATGGTTTTGACCGGGTCCACCCGCGTTTTGAGAATACCGCCGACCAGCCCGGTGACCACAAAGGTGGTCAGTCCGACCGGCGGCATCGACTGACCGGCCATTGCCAGCTGTGCCGCCCCCATGGCGACGGACACCGGGTCCTTGCCCAGATGCGTCAGTGCCGGAGCCATCATGCTCACGATCATGGTCTGCGCCGTGGTCTGCGAGCCGGTCAGCATGCCCACGCCCAGGGTGGCCAGCCCACCGACGGTCGCCATCAGATGGGGCGCAAGGTGACGCGTCGCCTGCTGCACCACATCAATCAGCCCCGCCTCATAAAACACTCCGACCATGATGCCGGCGCAGAGCTGGATCTGCACCGTACGCGAGACGTTTCGAAGTCCGCAGACCACTATGGCACCGGTCTGGCGGCGCACCTCGGCAAAGGCCAGCGTGACCAGCAATGCCACAAGGATTGCCAGCACCACCCGAAACGCCAGCCCGCGCAGCACCGGAACGCCTTTCAGCATGGCAACGCCCTCGGCGATCCCTGGCAGGCGCTCAAAGATATTAAAGCCGAGCGAGGCGGCGATCACGATCACCAGCAACACCACCATCGGTATCAGCGTGCGCCAGCGAGTGCGCAACACGACGCTCAACGACTTCGGGGCATCCACGGCAGCACCTGTCGCCCCACGTGAGAGCCAGACACCCACCAGCATGGCGATCACCACGCTCACGCTCATGGTGAGATAGGCCCAGCCCAGAATCTCGCCTGGATCAATGCCGGTCAGTGAGGCCGCCAGAAAAAAGGACTGCGAAATGGGCGGCATCCCCGAACCGATCACCGCCCCCATCACGATAATGACCGCAATGCGCTCACCGCTCAGCCTGAGCGCGGCCAGGGTGGGAATGACCAGCAGCCCGATAACGGTGGCTGCTGCAATGGCATCACCCAGCAATGACCCGCTGAGCACCAGAGTCATGATCACGGCACAGACCAGCCCCGCCGTAGAGCGTCCAAACAGGGCCCGAAAACTGTCGAGTGCCGTCTGCATGGCCCCCAGGCGCACCTGGGATTCGGCATACAGACTGCCGGCCACCGACAGCATGATCACCCAGGCCAGCTTGTCGATCCCCTCGATGGCAGCGCCGGCCACTTCAACCGGTGACAGACCGCCCAGCAGCGCAGCAGACATGGCCGCACTCAAAAGCCCAACGATGACATTGCCGCCGATACGCGGAATGGGCAGCAAAATGATGGCAAACAGCAGGGCAACGGGAACAAGCACCAGCCACATGGCAGTTTTCCTTGTTGTTGTATCGATGTTATTCGAACGCTGACATGGCCGGGTGCCTCTAAAGGCGTTCGCAGTGACGACCGTGCCTCATGGCGGGGCGAATGTCATGTCTTTCGATGACAAAAGGAAGGAAAGGGAGAAGGTCACGTGAGCGGCCAGGGGCACCTGAATGGCGCGCCCCTGGTGTTCCCTGCCGAGATCGACAAAAGGCGTGCTGGTTACTCGGTCAAGAAGCGATAGATCGTGTGGCTTTCAAGCGTCTCGCCGGGCTGGAGAAGGGTTGACGGGAAGCCCGGCTGGTTGGGGGAGTCCGGAAAGTGCTGGGTTTCCAGCGCCAGTCCGGAGCGATGACCGTAGGCCTGGCCACTTTTGCCGGTGACGCTGCCATCCAGAAAGTTGCCCGAATAGAACTGTAACCCGGGCTCGGTGGTCCAGACCTCCAGCACCCGGCCGCTTTCCGGCGAGGTCACCCGTGCGGCGCGCTCGGGCGTGGCGGACGGCGCCTGCCTGAGCACGAAGTTGTGATCATAGCCCTTGCCGCGAGCGAGCTGCTCGTTGTTGGCCTCGATGCGGGCACCGATCGGCATGGGACGGGTGAAATCAAACGGCGTACCGGCGACCGTGGCGATTTCGCCGGTCGGGATCAGCGTGTCGTTGACCGGCGTGTAGCTGGCCGCATCGATGGTCATGACGTGATCGAGAATGCTGCCACTGCCTTCGCCATTCAGATTGAAATAGCTGTGCTGGGTCAGATTGACCGGCGTGGCCCTTGTGGTGCTCGCGCGGTAATCGATGGCAAGCGCATCGTCATGGGTCAGGGTGTATTTCACCTCGACCGACAGCTCACCCGGATAGCCTTCCTCACCATCGGCGCTGGTATAGCGCATCACCACGCCGCTGCCCTCGCTTGAGGAAAAGGGCGTGGCCTGCCAGAGCTTCTGATTGAAGCCTTCATCGCCACCATGCAGATGGTTGGGACCATCGTTGGTCGCCAGCTGATACGTCTGACCGTCAAGCGTAAAGCGCCCATCCGCGATGCGGTTGCCGTAGCGCCCGATCAGCGCGCCGAAGTAGGGATTGAGCTTTTTGTAGGCCGGCGAGAGATAGCCCTGCAGTGAATCGAAGCCGAGCACGATATCGGCCTTGTCGCCGTGACGATCCGGCGTCTCGAGTGAGGTGATGATGCCACCGTACTCGATGACCTCCATATCGACATTACCGCCGCTATTGATGCGATAGCCGTGCACGGTACGCCCGTCCGGCAGGGTACCGAACACGAACCGCTCAACGCCGGGCGGCATGGCCGTCGAGGTCGCATCGGATGACGAGGCCGCCATGGCCTGGCAGGCCCCCAGTGACAGGAGACCGGCACTCAGAAAGACAAGAGACCGCAGGGAAGGTTGTTTCATGGACATGCTCCAGACCCGTTGAAAAAAGACCCGCCAGCGCTCAGGCCCGCTGACGCCGTTGCTGCTTCCAGCGGTCAAACAGCACGGCCAGCAGCAAAATGGCACCGCGCACCAGGTACTGATAGAAGGTCGGCACGTTCAAAAGCCCCATGGCGTTCTGTACGCAGCCCATGATCAATACGCCCACCAGCACGCCGGTGATCGAGGCCACGCCGCCGGAAAGCGCCACGCCGCCCAGTACACAGGCCGAGATGACCGCAAGCTCCAGCCCCATCGAGGTATTCGGATCGCCCAGGCCCATCCGC contains:
- a CDS encoding thiol-disulfide oxidoreductase DCC family protein → MAELTLFYDGNCPLCVNEINHLKRLDQGRRIEFENIHAEDFTSRYPDVDREEASAILLGDVHGQRIRGLDVTHRAWSLVGRGWLTAPLRWPLIRPIADRVYLWFAPRRYRISGWLTGRQRCDTCSGTCSTPPNKQHR
- a CDS encoding NAD(P)/FAD-dependent oxidoreductase, encoding MMHLSVAVLGGGIVGSCTALSLQERGFHVTLFAPRIEREMTSYGNAGVITHASVIPLNIPGVLSRLPRYLLNRDPSLRIAPAALPGITPWLWRFMRGCEPASVGRRAAALNALITPALAAHRHLAGPAGASALFHERGWTRLYRQPGALERIAGERALWKSNGVRFDLLEGEMLETVFEGASKHYTLGVRIPDTAHVDSPGALVERYRALFVARGGEWRCDTPKGIEPGARGYRVAGHERHFDQVAVCAGPWSMELVRPLGYRLPMAFERGYHQEFSLVNGQTLLAPFYDVDGAFVCSPMNDGVRILTGIEFDRRDRTATPHQLARILPRVRDVLALGQARGEPWLGRRPSMPDGLPVIGAASKHPGLWFGFGHGHIGLSTSAVTGQWLAEAMAGKDSNPAMAAFSPCRFG
- a CDS encoding TRAP transporter large permease subunit codes for the protein MWLVLVPVALLFAIILLPIPRIGGNVIVGLLSAAMSAALLGGLSPVEVAGAAIEGIDKLAWVIMLSVAGSLYAESQVRLGAMQTALDSFRALFGRSTAGLVCAVIMTLVLSGSLLGDAIAAATVIGLLVIPTLAALRLSGERIAVIIVMGAVIGSGMPPISQSFFLAASLTGIDPGEILGWAYLTMSVSVVIAMLVGVWLSRGATGAAVDAPKSLSVVLRTRWRTLIPMVVLLVIVIAASLGFNIFERLPGIAEGVAMLKGVPVLRGLAFRVVLAILVALLVTLAFAEVRRQTGAIVVCGLRNVSRTVQIQLCAGIMVGVFYEAGLIDVVQQATRHLAPHLMATVGGLATLGVGMLTGSQTTAQTMIVSMMAPALTHLGKDPVSVAMGAAQLAMAGQSMPPVGLTTFVVTGLVGGILKTRVDPVKTMMLALPVTIYFTLVGFAFWLSG
- a CDS encoding aldose epimerase family protein: MKQPSLRSLVFLSAGLLSLGACQAMAASSSDATSTAMPPGVERFVFGTLPDGRTVHGYRINSGGNVDMEVIEYGGIITSLETPDRHGDKADIVLGFDSLQGYLSPAYKKLNPYFGALIGRYGNRIADGRFTLDGQTYQLATNDGPNHLHGGDEGFNQKLWQATPFSSSEGSGVVMRYTSADGEEGYPGELSVEVKYTLTHDDALAIDYRASTTRATPVNLTQHSYFNLNGEGSGSILDHVMTIDAASYTPVNDTLIPTGEIATVAGTPFDFTRPMPIGARIEANNEQLARGKGYDHNFVLRQAPSATPERAARVTSPESGRVLEVWTTEPGLQFYSGNFLDGSVTGKSGQAYGHRSGLALETQHFPDSPNQPGFPSTLLQPGETLESHTIYRFLTE